A window of Christiangramia forsetii KT0803 contains these coding sequences:
- the polA gene encoding DNA polymerase I — protein sequence MADQKRLFLLDAYALIFRGYYAFIKNPRINSKGFNTSAIMGFTNSLFDVIRREKPDHLAVCFDKDGSKERTEMFAEYKANRDETPEPIREAIPIIQDILKAMHIPVVECAGMEADDIIGTLAKQAEKENYKVYMVTPDKDFAQLVSENIFMYRPARMGNGIEIWGIPEVQKKFEVERPEQVIDFLGMMGDSVDNIPGLPGVGEKTAKKFLKKYGSMEALLENTDDLKGKMKEKVIENAELGRLSKKLATIFIDCDVKFHAEDYELSMPDGDKVQEIFEELEFRRLKDQFIKLFSGEEETKQTQVSNSPSAKKNAQATAGAGQFSLFGGDGEEIERTSSRTNLSDTPHFYQSLNTEMARKIFIEKLLKQKSVCFDTETTSLNTLDAELVGIAFSWEAGKGFYLPFPEEKKEAQKLIEELRNFFENDKIEKIGQNLKYDIKVLDKYKIDVKGALFDTMIAHYLINPDMRHNMDVLAETYLNYTPQPISELIGKKGKNQGSMRDVALDKQTEYAVEDADITFQLKNLFEKELEEAETRKLFNEIEIPLVEVLADMELEGIKLDEEYLKSLSEALASDIKDLETKIYEAAGEEFLISSPKQLGIILFEKMELSKKPKKTKTGQYSTSEDVLSSLAEENDIVQHVLDYRGLVKLQNTYVDALPNQVERTTGRVHTDYVQTTAATGRLSSNNPNLQNIPIRTERGKQVRKAFVPRDENYVLLAADYSQIELRIIAALSNEENMIQAFKDGEDIHASTAAKVFNVPLEEVTREQRSNAKTVNFGIIYGVSAFGLSNQTSLSRSESKELIDTYYKTYPKLSNFIADQVEFARENGHVSTVLGRRRYLKDINSRNAIVRGAAERNAVNAPIQGSAADIIKLAMINIHKKLKEENYKTKMLLQVHDELVFDAHKDELEKVQKMIKSEMENAYKLEVPLDVDLGVGKNWLEAH from the coding sequence ATGGCCGATCAAAAACGCCTTTTTTTACTCGACGCATACGCTCTAATTTTCCGCGGATATTACGCTTTTATCAAGAACCCGAGGATCAATTCCAAGGGATTCAATACCTCCGCGATCATGGGTTTTACCAATTCTCTTTTTGATGTGATAAGAAGAGAAAAACCCGATCATCTGGCAGTATGTTTCGATAAAGACGGTAGCAAGGAAAGAACGGAAATGTTTGCTGAATATAAAGCGAACAGGGATGAAACCCCGGAACCTATTCGAGAGGCTATTCCAATTATTCAGGATATTTTAAAAGCGATGCATATTCCCGTGGTAGAATGCGCCGGAATGGAGGCCGATGATATTATTGGAACTCTGGCCAAACAGGCCGAAAAGGAGAATTATAAGGTTTATATGGTTACTCCTGATAAGGATTTTGCACAATTGGTTTCTGAAAATATCTTTATGTATCGCCCTGCAAGAATGGGTAACGGAATAGAGATTTGGGGAATTCCCGAAGTTCAGAAGAAATTTGAAGTAGAAAGACCCGAGCAGGTAATCGATTTCCTTGGAATGATGGGAGATTCTGTAGATAATATTCCGGGACTTCCGGGAGTGGGTGAAAAAACTGCCAAAAAATTCCTCAAGAAATACGGCAGTATGGAAGCCCTACTTGAAAATACCGATGACCTGAAAGGGAAAATGAAGGAGAAGGTGATCGAAAATGCTGAATTAGGGCGTTTATCTAAAAAACTGGCGACGATCTTCATTGATTGTGATGTGAAATTTCATGCAGAGGATTACGAACTTTCCATGCCCGACGGGGATAAAGTTCAGGAGATATTTGAAGAATTAGAATTCAGAAGATTAAAAGATCAGTTTATAAAATTATTTAGCGGAGAAGAAGAAACAAAACAAACCCAGGTCTCGAATTCACCTTCAGCTAAAAAGAATGCGCAGGCAACTGCCGGAGCGGGACAATTCTCCTTATTTGGTGGAGATGGCGAAGAGATTGAGAGAACTTCTTCCAGAACTAATCTTTCAGATACGCCACATTTCTATCAGTCATTGAATACTGAAATGGCTAGAAAGATCTTTATTGAAAAACTTCTGAAACAAAAGAGCGTTTGTTTCGATACAGAAACAACCAGTTTGAATACTCTGGATGCTGAATTGGTAGGAATTGCTTTCTCCTGGGAAGCCGGAAAAGGTTTTTATTTGCCGTTTCCTGAAGAAAAAAAAGAAGCCCAAAAACTCATAGAAGAACTCAGAAATTTCTTTGAAAACGATAAAATTGAAAAGATCGGCCAAAACCTGAAATATGATATTAAAGTTCTGGACAAATATAAGATCGACGTAAAAGGTGCATTATTTGATACCATGATCGCGCATTATCTTATTAATCCGGATATGCGTCATAATATGGATGTGCTGGCGGAAACATACCTTAATTATACTCCGCAGCCCATTTCAGAATTGATCGGTAAAAAAGGTAAAAATCAGGGTAGCATGAGAGATGTGGCATTGGATAAACAAACCGAGTATGCCGTTGAAGATGCCGATATCACTTTTCAGCTTAAAAACCTTTTTGAAAAAGAACTGGAGGAAGCTGAAACCAGGAAACTTTTTAATGAGATTGAAATTCCGCTAGTAGAAGTTCTTGCCGATATGGAACTGGAAGGAATTAAACTGGATGAAGAATATTTAAAGTCATTATCTGAAGCGCTGGCTTCAGACATTAAAGATCTCGAGACCAAAATTTATGAAGCTGCAGGTGAAGAATTTTTAATTAGTTCCCCAAAACAGCTGGGAATCATTCTGTTTGAGAAAATGGAATTATCTAAAAAACCCAAGAAAACCAAGACCGGGCAATATTCCACCAGTGAAGATGTACTTTCAAGTTTAGCTGAAGAAAATGATATTGTTCAACATGTTCTGGATTACCGCGGACTTGTTAAACTTCAGAATACTTATGTAGATGCACTCCCGAATCAGGTAGAGAGAACAACGGGTAGAGTACATACAGATTATGTACAAACCACTGCAGCAACGGGAAGATTGAGTTCAAACAATCCAAACCTTCAGAATATCCCTATTAGAACAGAAAGAGGAAAACAGGTTAGAAAAGCATTTGTGCCCAGGGATGAGAATTATGTGCTGCTTGCTGCCGATTATTCCCAGATAGAACTAAGGATCATTGCCGCTTTGAGTAATGAAGAGAATATGATCCAAGCGTTTAAGGATGGAGAAGATATTCATGCATCTACTGCTGCAAAGGTTTTCAACGTGCCGTTGGAAGAAGTGACCCGAGAGCAAAGAAGCAATGCGAAAACTGTAAATTTCGGGATCATTTATGGAGTTTCCGCTTTTGGACTAAGCAATCAAACGTCACTTTCCAGAAGTGAATCGAAAGAACTCATCGATACTTATTATAAAACATATCCAAAACTTAGTAATTTCATTGCAGATCAGGTGGAATTTGCCAGGGAAAACGGTCACGTATCTACCGTTTTGGGAAGACGTCGCTATTTAAAAGATATTAATTCCAGAAATGCCATTGTGAGAGGTGCAGCTGAACGCAACGCCGTGAATGCTCCTATTCAGGGAAGTGCTGCCGATATCATCAAACTGGCGATGATCAATATTCATAAAAAACTGAAGGAAGAAAATTATAAAACTAAAATGCTACTTCAGGTACATGATGAACTGGTATTTGATGCTCATAAAGATGAATTGGAAAAAGTTCAGAAA
- a CDS encoding isoaspartyl peptidase/L-asparaginase family protein → MKRRNFIKNTGIAGAGLSATPSLFSKTILNELNMTQQYPVAVATWNFQNATKMAGKMLENGKSALDSVEKGVMVEEANLKNTTVGNGGAPDRDGNVTVDACIMSPDGDAGAVVYLKEIEHPVSVARKVMEETPHVMLAGEGALQFAIQQGFQKKNLLTEDSEKAWKEWLEHKEYKPIINIENHDTIGMLCLDKKGDIAAACTTSGLSYKINGRVGDSPLIGAGLFLDNEVGGAVGTGMGEAIMKSVGSFLIVELMRNGMSPQEACKEAVMRTIRTAPNYKDFQVAYVALNKQGEIGSYCIHKGFSYAKFHKGESTDNLSASYLNE, encoded by the coding sequence ATGAAACGCAGAAATTTTATAAAGAATACGGGGATTGCCGGAGCTGGCTTAAGTGCAACTCCTTCGCTATTTTCCAAAACTATATTAAACGAATTAAATATGACTCAACAATATCCGGTGGCCGTTGCCACCTGGAATTTTCAGAATGCCACAAAAATGGCGGGAAAAATGTTAGAAAATGGCAAATCTGCCCTTGATTCCGTAGAAAAAGGAGTGATGGTTGAAGAAGCTAATTTAAAAAATACCACGGTTGGAAATGGTGGTGCACCAGACAGGGACGGAAATGTAACCGTAGATGCCTGTATTATGTCTCCCGATGGAGATGCCGGCGCTGTAGTTTACCTTAAAGAAATTGAGCACCCGGTTTCTGTAGCCAGAAAGGTCATGGAAGAAACTCCACATGTAATGCTGGCCGGGGAAGGAGCTTTGCAGTTTGCCATTCAGCAGGGATTCCAAAAGAAAAATCTGCTTACCGAAGATTCAGAAAAAGCCTGGAAAGAGTGGCTGGAACATAAAGAATACAAGCCTATTATCAATATAGAAAATCATGATACTATTGGCATGCTCTGCCTGGACAAGAAAGGTGACATTGCCGCCGCTTGTACCACTTCAGGTTTATCATACAAGATAAACGGTCGTGTTGGAGATTCCCCTCTAATTGGTGCCGGACTATTCCTTGATAATGAAGTTGGAGGTGCCGTTGGAACCGGGATGGGTGAAGCCATTATGAAAAGTGTAGGTAGTTTTTTAATAGTAGAACTCATGCGAAATGGAATGTCTCCTCAGGAAGCCTGCAAGGAAGCGGTGATGAGAACTATTAGAACAGCTCCCAATTATAAAGATTTTCAAGTGGCGTATGTTGCCTTAAATAAGCAGGGAGAGATCGGGTCTTATTGTATTCATAAAGGATTTAGTTATGCGAAATTTCATAAAGGAGAGAGCACTGACAATTTGAGTGCTTCTTATTTAAATGAATAA
- a CDS encoding metallophosphoesterase, whose translation MRWIILAAIYLVVDIYAYQALRVFTKNIWVAVIYFIISAIVIGNLFYQFNQPAPNDGFGGGRGYAIGIFLAFFVGKIVLSFVMLGEDVVRIPIAGIQKFFGSSQSFDMPSRRKFISTIAIGLAAIPFAGLLYGMYKGKYNFRVLRYTLYFEDLPEAFDGYKISQISDVHSGSFDNKEKIRYGVDLLKEQASDLVVFTGDLVNNKASEMDGWKELFSEVKATDGVYSILGNHDYGDYHNWESAAAKKKNLDKLKQTHGEMGWNLLLNENRFIEKDGQRIALVGVENWGAGFKQVGDLEKAGQGVDEKDFKVLLSHDPSHWEQEVKMHPKKYHLTMSGHTHGMQFGIEIPGWFKWSPVQYRYKHWAGIYEEAGRYINVNRGFGFLAYPGRIGIWPEISVIELKKGSKPA comes from the coding sequence ATGCGTTGGATTATTCTCGCAGCGATCTATCTGGTTGTTGATATTTATGCTTATCAGGCCTTAAGGGTTTTTACTAAAAACATTTGGGTTGCGGTGATTTATTTCATCATTTCAGCAATTGTAATTGGAAATTTATTCTATCAATTCAATCAACCGGCACCTAATGATGGTTTCGGAGGAGGACGTGGTTATGCTATAGGAATCTTTCTGGCTTTCTTTGTCGGAAAAATCGTGCTGTCTTTTGTAATGTTGGGAGAGGATGTTGTGCGTATTCCGATTGCTGGAATTCAGAAGTTTTTCGGTTCTTCACAGAGTTTTGACATGCCCTCTAGAAGAAAATTTATTAGCACCATTGCGATAGGTTTGGCGGCCATTCCTTTTGCAGGTCTACTCTACGGAATGTATAAAGGAAAGTACAATTTTCGTGTTTTACGATATACGCTATATTTCGAAGATCTGCCAGAAGCTTTTGATGGTTATAAAATTAGTCAGATTAGTGATGTGCACAGCGGAAGTTTTGATAATAAAGAGAAAATTCGATACGGTGTAGATCTTTTGAAAGAACAAGCCAGTGATCTCGTGGTTTTCACCGGGGATCTGGTGAACAATAAAGCTTCAGAAATGGATGGCTGGAAAGAGTTGTTTTCTGAAGTAAAAGCAACAGATGGCGTTTATTCTATTCTAGGAAACCATGATTATGGAGACTACCATAATTGGGAAAGCGCTGCTGCCAAGAAAAAAAATCTTGATAAGTTGAAGCAGACACATGGTGAAATGGGCTGGAACCTTTTGCTCAATGAAAACCGTTTTATTGAAAAAGATGGTCAGCGTATCGCGTTGGTGGGAGTAGAGAATTGGGGAGCAGGTTTTAAGCAGGTAGGGGATCTTGAGAAAGCTGGACAGGGTGTTGATGAAAAGGATTTCAAGGTTTTATTGAGCCATGATCCTTCGCACTGGGAGCAGGAAGTTAAGATGCATCCTAAAAAATATCATTTAACCATGAGTGGGCATACACACGGAATGCAATTCGGGATTGAGATCCCTGGTTGGTTCAAGTGGAGCCCTGTTCAGTACAGATATAAGCATTGGGCTGGGATCTATGAAGAAGCAGGAAGATATATTAATGTAAATAGAGGCTTCGGCTTTCTTGCTTATCCCGGGCGTATTGGAATCTGGCCGGAGATTAGTGTTATCGAATTGAAAAAAGGTTCGAAACCCGCATAA
- a CDS encoding NAD-dependent epimerase/dehydratase family protein codes for MKILVTGAAGFIGFHLCEKLVKENHEVIGLDNINDYYSQDLKLARLKELGIKSKESNKFNSKCLSTIYPNFSFFRMNLEDRDSLPELFKKENFDIVCNLAAQAGVRYSLENPEAYIDSNLVGFANIIECCRNHHIKHLIYASSSSVYGQNKKIPFSTDDRVDEPISLYAATKRSNEIMAYTYSHLYKLPTTGLRFFTVYGPWGRPDMAMFLFADAITNGKVLKVFNEGNLERDFTFVDDIVNGVMAVVNRVPSEKDSKYNLFNIGNSKPINLLNFIKEIEDQLGLSAEKQLMPMQPGDVDKTWADSKPLMENFDYQPSIEIKEGVQKYLQWFKMYYNS; via the coding sequence ATGAAGATACTCGTTACTGGAGCTGCAGGTTTTATTGGTTTTCATTTATGTGAAAAGCTAGTTAAGGAAAATCATGAAGTTATAGGGCTTGATAATATTAATGATTACTACAGTCAGGATTTAAAACTTGCCAGGTTAAAGGAACTTGGAATAAAAAGTAAAGAGTCCAATAAGTTCAATTCTAAATGCCTAAGTACAATCTATCCTAACTTTTCTTTTTTCAGAATGAATCTGGAAGATCGAGATAGTTTACCTGAATTGTTTAAAAAAGAAAATTTTGATATTGTTTGTAATCTCGCAGCACAGGCAGGCGTAAGGTATAGCTTGGAAAACCCGGAAGCTTATATAGATAGTAATCTTGTTGGATTTGCCAATATTATAGAATGTTGCAGAAATCATCATATCAAACATTTAATATATGCTAGTAGTTCTAGTGTGTACGGTCAAAATAAAAAGATTCCTTTTTCAACTGATGATAGGGTAGATGAGCCTATTAGTCTCTATGCGGCTACAAAAAGGAGCAATGAGATTATGGCATATACCTATAGTCACTTATATAAGCTCCCTACTACTGGTTTAAGATTTTTCACGGTCTATGGACCCTGGGGTAGGCCAGATATGGCTATGTTTTTGTTTGCAGATGCTATAACTAATGGAAAAGTATTAAAAGTGTTTAATGAAGGAAACCTGGAACGTGATTTTACTTTTGTTGATGATATTGTTAATGGAGTAATGGCTGTTGTAAATAGAGTTCCTTCTGAAAAAGATTCGAAATATAATCTGTTTAATATAGGAAACAGCAAGCCAATAAATCTATTGAATTTTATTAAAGAAATAGAAGATCAGCTGGGTTTATCTGCAGAGAAACAATTGATGCCAATGCAACCAGGTGATGTAGATAAAACCTGGGCTGATTCAAAACCTCTGATGGAAAATTTTGACTATCAACCCTCGATTGAAATAAAAGAAGGCGTTCAAAAATATTTACAGTGGTTTAAAATGTACTATAATTCATAA
- a CDS encoding glycosyltransferase family 117 protein: MTDFNFGKWNKILGWLVFLIALTTYTLTLEPTASFWDAGEYIATSANLEVGHPPGAPFYQMMGAFFSTFAPDNTKVALMVNFMSGFASAVAIMFMFWSISLLVLKVAGPVAKLTSSKKIAVLGSALVGSLAFTFTDSFWFNAVEAEVYAMAACFMSVMFYLGLLWERDMFTPRGNRWIILISLVIGLSFGVHFMGLLTLPAIGFLYFFKNYKKVTVKNFIIANVVVVAVLMFIFKLLLPYTLTFFSASELFFTNSLGMPFNTGTIVALLVIIAVFYFGINYTRKKNFYKYNTLLLCILFVLVGFSSWVMLPIRSNAPTVINENSPDNARELLAYYNREQYGETHLFYGPQWSEMYSGLDTENPYEDAKPKYEKDEELGKYVIVNDYKNAKQNLDDDHKAILPRMWSTEHATNYMEFTGPLDFKIKSEYQGEERLLQAVNDFKNQFSRGERDMEDYHNFLRQMSDYLEVEKPGFAENIGYLLEYQVGYMYWRYFMWNFTGRQDDIQGKYNDLHGNWLSGIDFIDEMHIGSQDELPSDVKNNKARNTYFFLPLLLGLIGLVFHLKRDKKNFWVLMVFFLFTGIALKIYLNERPFEPRERDYALVGSFYVFAIWIGFGVYAIFDKFRKSISPKILAPAVVIISLLCVPTLLASENWDDHDRSGRDTAQTMARMYLDSVDENGILFTIGDNDTFALWYVQQVEKYRTDVRIINTSLLATDWYIDQMKRKAFESDAIPSQLDNEFYNGKNDAIFLREVTQDTIPIGTWMNYIENEDPRTQAELQSGTFINTFPSRYVRIPVDKQNVLQNNIVDRSEADEIVDHIDITIGDQILYKNRLLMLDILANNNWERPIYFTGGSFGDEDYLWMKDYLQLEGVTYKLVPIRTPLNPRNPFDMGRVNTEKMYNIVKNWDWGNMGSDDIYHDPETRKNSITYRSNLARLTENLLNEGDTIHAEEILDLGMKNMPVEHYEYYTLLEPFITGYYEVNKPQKAREIWEKVAEKYQENLSFYSNWDVDRQYMYADEIITDMERYRGLVDMMMVYADRETAQKKAEEFNNYLKMFRHFYQEDEEIDAEAQSPQEEILEALDGAVPVESSVDSMRLDSVEK; encoded by the coding sequence ATGACAGATTTTAACTTTGGTAAGTGGAACAAAATTTTAGGTTGGCTGGTATTTTTAATCGCCTTAACCACGTACACTCTTACTTTGGAACCTACGGCAAGTTTCTGGGATGCCGGTGAATACATTGCAACTTCTGCTAATCTGGAAGTAGGACATCCACCGGGTGCTCCTTTTTATCAAATGATGGGTGCTTTTTTCTCCACTTTTGCCCCGGATAATACGAAGGTGGCTCTTATGGTGAATTTCATGTCTGGTTTTGCCAGTGCAGTTGCCATTATGTTCATGTTCTGGTCTATAAGCTTACTGGTACTTAAAGTTGCGGGACCGGTTGCTAAATTAACCTCCTCAAAAAAAATAGCTGTTCTTGGTAGTGCTTTAGTAGGGTCTCTAGCCTTTACTTTTACCGATAGTTTCTGGTTCAATGCGGTGGAAGCTGAAGTTTATGCCATGGCCGCATGCTTTATGTCGGTCATGTTTTACCTGGGTCTGTTATGGGAACGGGATATGTTCACGCCTCGTGGAAATCGCTGGATCATATTAATTTCATTAGTGATAGGACTTTCTTTTGGAGTTCATTTTATGGGTCTTTTAACCCTCCCTGCTATAGGTTTTCTGTATTTCTTTAAAAATTATAAAAAGGTTACCGTTAAGAATTTCATTATCGCAAATGTGGTGGTGGTAGCAGTCTTGATGTTTATTTTCAAACTTCTTCTACCTTACACACTTACCTTCTTTTCTGCTTCAGAATTATTTTTCACCAACAGTCTGGGAATGCCCTTTAATACCGGGACGATCGTTGCCTTATTGGTAATTATTGCAGTATTTTATTTCGGAATAAATTATACAAGAAAAAAGAACTTTTACAAATACAATACCCTGTTATTATGCATCCTCTTTGTACTGGTAGGATTCTCTAGTTGGGTAATGCTTCCAATAAGAAGTAATGCTCCAACGGTAATTAATGAAAACAGTCCTGATAACGCCCGGGAGTTATTAGCTTACTACAACCGTGAGCAATATGGTGAAACTCATCTTTTTTATGGTCCGCAGTGGTCTGAAATGTATTCCGGTTTAGATACTGAAAATCCCTATGAAGACGCTAAGCCCAAGTATGAGAAAGATGAGGAACTTGGTAAGTACGTCATTGTAAATGATTATAAAAATGCCAAGCAAAATCTCGACGATGATCATAAAGCCATACTCCCCAGAATGTGGAGTACTGAGCATGCAACAAATTATATGGAATTCACCGGACCGCTGGATTTCAAGATCAAATCTGAATACCAGGGTGAGGAGAGACTTCTTCAGGCCGTAAACGACTTTAAAAATCAATTTTCACGTGGGGAACGTGATATGGAGGATTATCATAACTTCCTGAGACAAATGAGCGATTACCTGGAAGTTGAAAAACCTGGATTCGCAGAAAATATTGGCTACCTGCTGGAATATCAGGTGGGTTATATGTACTGGCGCTATTTTATGTGGAATTTTACCGGGCGCCAGGATGACATCCAGGGAAAATATAATGATTTACATGGTAATTGGCTCAGTGGTATCGATTTTATTGACGAAATGCATATTGGTTCACAGGATGAACTGCCTTCAGACGTAAAAAATAACAAAGCCCGAAACACTTATTTTTTCTTGCCTCTTCTACTAGGCTTAATTGGATTGGTTTTTCACCTTAAAAGAGATAAAAAGAATTTCTGGGTCCTTATGGTGTTCTTCCTGTTCACCGGAATTGCCTTAAAAATATACCTGAATGAACGTCCATTTGAACCTCGGGAAAGAGATTATGCTTTAGTGGGTTCTTTTTATGTTTTCGCTATCTGGATAGGCTTTGGAGTCTATGCTATTTTTGACAAATTTCGAAAGTCTATTAGTCCAAAAATTCTTGCTCCTGCAGTCGTAATTATCAGTTTATTGTGTGTTCCTACTTTACTGGCTTCAGAAAACTGGGACGATCATGATAGATCAGGTAGAGATACCGCACAAACCATGGCCCGCATGTACCTGGATTCTGTAGACGAAAATGGAATTTTATTTACTATTGGCGACAATGATACCTTTGCGCTCTGGTATGTTCAGCAGGTTGAGAAATACCGGACAGATGTTCGAATTATCAATACCAGCCTTCTGGCTACAGACTGGTATATAGACCAGATGAAACGCAAAGCTTTTGAAAGCGACGCGATTCCATCTCAACTGGACAATGAGTTTTATAACGGAAAGAACGATGCTATTTTCTTAAGAGAGGTTACCCAGGATACCATTCCTATCGGCACCTGGATGAACTATATTGAAAATGAAGATCCGCGTACCCAGGCAGAGCTGCAAAGCGGAACCTTCATCAACACTTTCCCTTCCAGATATGTTAGAATCCCTGTGGATAAGCAAAACGTACTTCAGAATAATATCGTAGATAGATCTGAAGCTGATGAAATTGTAGACCATATAGATATAACTATTGGAGACCAGATACTTTATAAGAACCGACTCCTAATGTTGGATATTCTGGCAAATAACAACTGGGAAAGACCTATCTATTTTACCGGCGGAAGCTTTGGAGATGAAGACTACCTGTGGATGAAAGATTATCTGCAATTAGAAGGTGTTACCTATAAATTGGTACCAATACGCACTCCTCTGAATCCGCGAAACCCATTTGATATGGGAAGAGTGAATACTGAAAAAATGTACAATATTGTCAAAAACTGGGATTGGGGTAATATGGGATCTGATGATATTTATCACGATCCTGAAACCCGTAAGAATTCTATTACTTACCGAAGTAATCTTGCTAGATTAACTGAAAATCTTTTAAATGAAGGCGATACCATTCATGCGGAAGAAATTCTTGATCTTGGAATGAAAAATATGCCGGTTGAACATTATGAATATTATACTTTACTCGAACCTTTTATCACAGGATACTATGAGGTAAATAAACCTCAAAAAGCTCGTGAGATATGGGAGAAAGTTGCTGAAAAATATCAGGAAAACCTATCTTTTTATAGCAATTGGGATGTTGATAGGCAATATATGTATGCCGATGAGATCATTACAGACATGGAAAGATATCGCGGACTAGTGGACATGATGATGGTTTATGCCGACAGGGAAACTGCTCAGAAAAAAGCGGAAGAATTTAATAACTATTTGAAAATGTTTAGACATTTCTATCAGGAAGATGAAGAGATAGACGCTGAGGCCCAATCTCCTCAGGAAGAAATCCTGGAAGCGCTTGATGGCGCCGTACCGGTTGAATCTTCTGTTGATTCAATGAGATTGGATTCGGTTGAAAAATAA
- a CDS encoding thioredoxin family protein, producing MSKFGELVDLNIPVLLDFYTEWNDASVAMHPVLRDVAAALGDKAKVIKIDVDKNSQLAEALRVKGLPTLMIYKSGEMKWRHSGEQDANTLIGLLKEHL from the coding sequence ATGTCAAAATTTGGTGAATTAGTAGACTTAAATATTCCTGTTCTTTTGGATTTTTATACCGAATGGAACGATGCTTCTGTAGCTATGCATCCTGTGTTGAGAGATGTCGCTGCGGCATTGGGAGACAAGGCGAAAGTGATTAAAATTGATGTGGATAAAAATTCCCAGTTGGCTGAAGCGCTGCGTGTAAAAGGGCTTCCTACACTAATGATCTATAAGTCTGGTGAGATGAAGTGGCGACATAGTGGCGAGCAGGATGCCAATACACTTATTGGTTTGCTTAAAGAACATCTTTGA
- a CDS encoding polysaccharide deacetylase family protein, with translation MKLFRPKYPSILKFLYPQRVSKINDKHSIYLTFDDGPIPEVTPWVLDQLVKYNAKATFFCIGDNVKKHPDIFRRISNEEHFIGNHTYNHLNGWKISNSEYIENTWQAEEIMIESGNQAKNNKPRTKNSELRTPTYKLFRPPYGKIKNSQAKQLNKQGFKIVMWDVISGDYDQDFSAEKCFNNVIKNGTAGSIIVLHDSKKAFRNLKETLPRILAYYSEKGLEFRSLKDVL, from the coding sequence ATGAAACTTTTCCGTCCAAAATACCCGTCAATTCTGAAGTTTTTATACCCGCAAAGGGTTTCAAAAATTAATGATAAACATTCTATTTATCTAACATTTGATGATGGGCCAATTCCAGAAGTTACTCCGTGGGTACTGGACCAACTTGTAAAATATAATGCAAAAGCCACTTTCTTTTGTATTGGCGATAATGTAAAAAAACATCCGGATATTTTCCGAAGGATCTCTAACGAAGAGCATTTTATAGGAAATCATACTTATAATCACCTCAACGGCTGGAAAATTTCAAATTCTGAATATATAGAGAATACCTGGCAGGCTGAGGAGATAATGATAGAATCTGGAAATCAAGCTAAAAATAACAAACCTCGAACTAAGAACTCCGAATTAAGAACTCCTACCTACAAACTATTTCGGCCTCCTTACGGTAAGATCAAAAACTCACAGGCTAAACAGCTAAATAAACAGGGATTTAAAATTGTAATGTGGGATGTGATCAGCGGAGATTATGATCAGGATTTTTCTGCAGAAAAATGTTTTAATAATGTTATCAAAAATGGTACAGCGGGAAGTATCATAGTTTTGCACGACAGTAAAAAAGCTTTCAGAAATCTCAAGGAAACACTTCCAAGAATATTAGCTTATTATTCAGAAAAAGGACTGGAATTCAGAAGTCTCAAAGATGTTCTTTAA